GCTGGCGGCGGCTGGCTTCTCAGGAAGCTGGCTATTTCATGAAGCTGGATGAGATCCGCACGGGCCCTAAACATCCCTCATCTCATACCGCGCAGCTTtactttttttttttttttgcatgaAATCAGTGCATGGAATTCATCATCTTCTCCATTGCCTTAGATAGGACTCTCCATTGCCACGGATAAGACATGTGATATCGTTCTCTAAGGTACGCCTCCATCTGTTCTTTTAGCCAAAGTACTAGTTGCATCTCTCCACACAAAGACTAATTTTGGGGGTTGCTGCTATGTCTCTTTTCGGTACCGCTCATTCCACTATGACTTCTTTTTGTTAAATCACTGTCGATTGAGTGTCACGTTGGCTTTTCCTATGTTGTATTTATCTTATTCAAAAATATAAAACAAGAAGAAAAAAAGTGCAACGATTTGGTGCCAAGGTGCATCTCCGCCTAAGTGTAAACAGTAAACTTAAATAAAGTACCAAAAAATTGAAACTTTTGCAATCCAAGACGCTCGAATGCGTGTTGCGCGTGCAAAAATGTGTGGTGTTTAAACATTCGAGGATGTCGTGGTAAAAAAGACAAAAAATGGTTGTGAAAGAAACTTTGAGAAAGAAAACTATTTGGACCCAATTGTTTTTCCTAGAGGTCCTGGAATATCCCAAAACTGTAGAAATTTGCACTCTCCTTGTACACCTGAGCAGCTTTGATGGCAGAAAAAATCAGATATTTTAAAATTACTCTACTactttttttgaatttactattcAATGGAGGTAGATGAGCCCGGGCTCAGAAGTGAATTACCAAAAAAATTGATGCGGTTACGAGAAGACATTTCAAGTTTGCTGGGCTATTGCTCCAGCTGCGGTTACGAGGCTTTAACAGAAAACGTCTCCAGAACGGGGACATGTACTAATTGGAAGTACATTATGATATTCTTCAGGatcgttagtcctcatttttcatcctttttggtcattcgataacaaagggggagaaatttgagttagtcttcaagcgggtctcaTTATATGGGTGTttctttgctaagttacaactcttaTTCTTCTGAAATATttgttggatcgagttgtaaacttccGATGATGGTTTGATacttttgctctgtttttctgcatgttatttccttatatatgttaatgcacgcatgctgaattacatcagtcgtCATATTTCATCacgcatttcaaattcttcatatcatatgttaaatgcgtgtatgagtTACAagatagggggagatctccatgattccactctacaatgtgcatttgctattcaaagcaaattcctcacatatgcacatcttcagggggagttcttatatatcttgcaatcaaattcctcaatatcagtgtTTACatttcatatgtttatccccattgaaaacttgacctatattgtcatcaatcaccaaaaagaggaagattgtaagtgcatctagcgccccttagtgattttggtgtattgaagacttatagattaagggactaatgagtttgtgagtgtacacaggtctataagtctatgaggagtttgatatttacgatgaaagtcgacccctaaaaatgaatgtcttcagcTGAAGACTTTTTTTCTTGAAGATTTTAAAGTGAATAAATtagtgtgaccgtgaagacttgatattcatgcgaggattatgaagcatgaagacttttgttttcgtagtttcattttctctttcttgagtcataggagaaactaaggaaaaatttccaagtgatgctcgtctcaaaatcctacacctacccaatcctttcgagtgaagtCATTGGAAATCttatacagttcagtcaatttcttcagtgacagagacgaagatcTTCTGTTCTCTGAAGAATTTGTTCTGACTGGGGAGTTAGGAATCGCCAGtacggattgcctacaagtgaggaacatgatagccctgaggaatttgagaCTCAAATATCCCaccgttgctgtgctacgcgccagctgtcccaaaatatctacccacctaacggtcatatcattgaagggcatttatggcttatcatgtcgggctgctccctaggctataaatagtcgcccccctacaaccactagctggttggctgctccgcgagaaactgacacttgtcattgagagcaacccatcctccgaggactatgaacgaaaatcatcaagtgaggaaaacccaaacccaaacacctaccaACCCAAAGTGATTGAACATCACTGAGGAGATTGTTAACCGAATTTTCGGTTAGCTGTCTTGGGTTGTTATTTTTGGTTTCTAACTTTGTAAACCGAATTTGACAATAAACCgaatttttgttgttgttgagaaATTGTTCATTCAAATCACGAATCAATACAGAGTAGGTGACCCTTACAAGCACACTGAAACAGTATGTGTCTAcattttgttttatttttgagAAAACAGTAATGTAATGTGTGTGTTGAATTAGCAAGTGGTTGATTGGGCCAGGCCAGCTTTAGCCCAATACAAAACGTACACGGTTCCGGTCCGGAACGGAACGTGGTCGCGCTGGAGGGAAAGTCCGACCTGACCTGGCATCATCCGTCGTCTTGTTGCTCTGTATCTGTATGTATCTCCCACCCCtcacccctcaaaaaaaaaaaaaatctgTATGTATCTCCCACGGAACGGAAGACGGAACCCCCACCACCCCACCACCAGCAGACCAGCTTTCCCCTTCCTTCCTTCCGCACCAATCCAGCGGTAGGTTAGGTCCTCCAGCCTCGGTTTCCCCGGCGGCCACCCAATCCAGatcgccgcccgccgcgccgcgccATCAAGTCAGCTCAGGTTCCTTCCTCGCTCCATCTCCACCTCCCAATCCCTACCACTTGTTATCGACATACGTATATATCATCCACATGAGACGTTGCTGCTCTACAGGCCGCGGTTCCCCTAGGAATCATCGGTTAGACTAATGATAGATTCAACAGATTCCTCTAGTCTAGTACTGGATGGTCTAATATGTGGCAAACCACTTTGATTCGAATTGTCTTACGATTCTTAATTTAATTCTACACTACATTCTACCATTAAACAGACTATGCAATTTCTTCTAGCACTTGCGCCGTTGGATGGATGATGTTTACGGGAGAATAGAGGTCTTCCCACAGCACTTCACTCCCAACAAAGAGTCCACAAGTAAGAGCAACATGGATCCTTCACCAAGGTGATGATACGCATGGCAGAATCAACTATGGCtgtcaaagacttttctaaactTTCAACCTCTTTCTTTAATGCTGGGTGTACTGACACGCTTGCTGTTTTTGCCAATATGAGCAGCCCGCGTAGGCGTTCTTGGACCCCGAAACGAGTCAAGGGACCCGCGTCGCTTCTGCAACTCTTGTCTATTCCTCGTATTAGGTGGTCTTCCAGCAACGAGGATGATGACAAGGTTACAATGTTTTTTATATAGCTATAACAGACCTCTGTTTCTGTCATTTACCATGAATCCCATCTTACAAGTTACAAGCAGTACTAACATTTTTTGCTGTTATCAGATCGAATTGACCAGAGCTCAAGTGGAATCATTACGAAGCGAAATCGCCGATGCCGATGAAAGGGAGTCCCAGCTAAAAGCTCGGTATGTTGAAACACCCCTTCAATATTCAGCCTCGACATTCGTGTGGATTATCACCTGAACAAAAGTGTGTCTGTCTATATTAAGTGTTTTTTTACTCCATCAAATGTGATTCATAAAGTTTAGCATTGCAGGTTAGAGAATATTGACGAAGTCTTGAGATATGCACGCCTTTCTGGGTACCTCCATATTAGAAGTGTAAGTAAGAAACCAGTGCACTTTTGTTTGCCCCAAATACCTTCATTGGTCTGACAACTGTTCAATAGACTGATGACTCTAAATGATCTCTTGCCGCATGCAGAGATGGACTCAACTTCCTGGGGAGCCGCCTATCATAGACGATGCCGATGTGGATGACTGGCTTCCCCGCTTTGTTGTCCTACAAGGACAGTGTTTATACTACTATCTGAAGTCTACAGGTAAGATAAAAACTTTTGACATACTGGTCTTGGTCATCCAATCACAGATGAATACGCAGCACTACTGGTCTTTCTTGCCATGCTGAACCTGAATTCAAGTAATCAAGTTACAGATGAATACACATCATACTTGCTCACTAGACATTAAAAACCACATTTCTCTTGGTGGTATTTTCTTTGTCATACTGAACCTGAATCACATTTCTCTTGGTGATgtgttctttgtcatatggaacCTGAATCACATTTGTCTTGGCGTCCTGTTATTTGTCGTACTGAAGCTGAATCACATTTCTCGTGGTGACGCGTTCTTTGTCGTACTGAACCCGAATCACATTTCTCGTGGTGACGCGTTCTTTGGCGTACTGAACCCGAATCACATTTCTCTTGGTGTCGTGTTCTTTGTTGTGCTGAACCTGAACTTGAGTCTGATGATGGTGAACTCTGCGATGCATTTTCAGACCTGAGCCCGCAGGAATCGACGCTGCTGCGCGACGTGGTGGAGGTAGGGCAGCTCCCCAACTTTGTGCCGGAGGACGGGAAAACGAGATACGCCTTCTTCATACTGACCCGGCAGGGCCTGAGGTTCGAGTGCTCGAGCAGCTGCGAGATACAGGTGAGTAATACAGTGGTTTCCCCTAAGGCCCTAACCGAAACAACAATTGTTAGAAGGGAATTTATTTATGTGAACGATTCATCGCATTGCCATGCACGGATTAATACAAGTTTTTGTTGTCGTGCGATTTGTGGTGTGGCAGGTGGATTCGTGGGTAAGGGCCGTAAGAAGCGACTGCAAACTGGCAGAAGCAGGCGCCGAGGCGAAGAGCAAGACGAGCGGGGGATGGTGATGCATTATAATTGTGTGGAGGAAACATGTAGTAGCTGTAAGCTAAACAGAAGGGGGCTTGCTTTAGTCTGTACTGTAGAGGCTGTAGGAGTATATGCAGATGTATGTATATAAAATTTCAGAAGCGTGCAAGCAGCTGTAGGTGACAGGCTTGTTTGTGCAGTATGAATTATGATTAACAGGTTTGTTGGTTGAATAAAGTTTCTATTGATGTTTTGCGTGTTGTTCCGAGCCAAGATTGCAAGCAGCTGTACTCACTGAGCATAGCTGCTTAGTAGTGAGCACTAGATTTGAGTTGGAAGAGTAACAAAAAAGAAGGATGGAAGGAGTTTCTCTTTTGCAAGCATATGCGATTTGGGGCTGAAATTTTATGTGAAGTGAAACTGAAACTGAAATTTTGCTGGAAAAAAAAGGTGAAGTAAACTTGTCATCCTCGGAGAATATAATTTGGCATGAAAAACTTGTCATCCTCGGAGAATATAACTTGTCATCCTCGGGGATGCTGAAAAATAATTTGGCATGAATACGGGTGGTTTCCTCCGTCTGTGCTCGGGCGATGTGCGACGTGGCGACGCAGAAGAAAACaatgaagaagaagcagcagcgaGGGGCAAAAAGGTAACTAACTAACTAACTAAGAATAACAACTtgaagggaagggaaggg
This portion of the Triticum urartu cultivar G1812 unplaced genomic scaffold, Tu2.1 TuUngrouped_contig_4942, whole genome shotgun sequence genome encodes:
- the LOC125528535 gene encoding uncharacterized protein LOC125528535, encoding MDDVYGRIEVFPQHFTPNKESTSKSNMDPSPSPRRRSWTPKRVKGPASLLQLLSIPRIRWSSSNEDDDKIELTRAQVESLRSEIADADERESQLKARLENIDEVLRYARLSGYLHIRSRWTQLPGEPPIIDDADVDDWLPRFVVLQGQCLYYYLKSTDLSPQESTLLRDVVEVGQLPNFVPEDGKTRYAFFILTRQGLRFECSSSCEIQVDSWVRAVRSDCKLAEAGAEAKSKTSGGW